In Streptomyces sp. NBC_01381, the sequence TCCGCCTCGACCGGGGGATGGCCGAGCGGCGCGTCTTCCCTGCCGTCGACGTCACTCCGTCCGGTACGCGCCGTGACGAACTGCTCGTGGCCGCCGACGAGTTGACCGCCGTACGCGGACTGCGCCGCGCCCTGCACGGCCGGGACGCGCAGAGCAACCTGGAGGCGCTGCTCGACCGCATGCGCAAGACACCGAGCAACGCCGCCTTCCTGCGGCAGGTGCAGCAGACCGTGCCGGGCGCCAACACCGCGAAGATCAACGGGAGTTGAGCCGCCTCACGGGCGCGTGACGTTCACCCGGTAGCTGCCGTCCTCGTCGACGCCCGCCACCGTGACGCGGAGGTTCGCGTTCTCGTCCACGAACGTCTGCCCCGGCCCGTACGGCGCGTCGGAGAGCTCCGCGTGGACGTTCGGCCGCCGTGTGCAGCCGCCGCTGTCCTTCGCCGAGTCGGCGACGGTGACCGGGCCGTGGCCCGTGTCGATCTCCGCGTTCACCCGGTAGACCAGTACGCCGGGCTTGCAGACCACCTCGTCGTTGCCGCTCTGGGTACGGACCTCGATCGCGTACCCCGTCTTCTCGTCCATCGGCACGAAGGCGAGCTTGGTGCCGCCGCGCTCGGCCAGCGGGGTCAGTGTGTGCTCGGTCGTCCCGGAGTTGGACGCGCAGCTGATCTGGTCGTCGTCGAGCCAGCCGAGCTTCCACTTGTGCCAGGCCAGCAGGTCGTTGTTGGCGCCCCAGTCCTCGCTCATGATGTCCCAGTGGCCGACCGCGCCGCCGCCCTCCTGCGTATAGAGGTCGGGCAGGCCGAAGGTGTGGCCGTTCTCGTGCGGGAGCACGCGATAGCCGGTCTCGCGGTAGCTGCCCGAGCCGTCGTCCTGGCGGCTGTAGACGAACGACGCGTTGGCAATCGGCACCCCGTCGGCGACGGGCGCCTCGGTGTTGCCCGCGAACGTCACAGAGAGGACCGTGTCGAGCGCGGAAGGGCCCGCGTTCGGCGTGATGAGGATGTTCACCAGGTCGTACTCGCGGAAGTCCACATCCGCGTCGGCGGTCGCCACGATGTCCTTGACGAGTTCGCGGTACCCCGGATCGAAGGGTGCGCCGCGCTCTATCCCGTACTCCTTGAAGCTCTTCGGCATCCGCAGCCAGTCGGGCACGGGGGACTCGGGGCGGTAGTCGAGCCGCCCGTAGGAGCTGGTGCGAAACCACTCCGTGGTCTGCGGGAAGAACTCCGCGAGGCGCTCCGTGGCGGTGCCGTCGCCGGGGGCGTCGGAGAAGTCGATCATCAGGTTCAGGGCCCGGACGGTGCCCGTGGAGCGCGAGTACCCGGCGGGCGTGGGCACGCCCTCCGACATCTGCACGCCCATCGTCCCGCTGATCATGCACGGGCCGAGTGTGGTCGCGCGGGCCAGGGACGCGGGGCCCGCGGCCGTGGGGGAGTCCTCCATCAGCCGGCCCGTGCTCGCCGACGTGGTGACCGTGAGGGCGAGTGCCGCGCAGGCCGCGAGTGCCGCGCCGCGCCGGGCTCCGCGTATCCGCCTCCAGGTCGGCTGCTGCATACATGGCCCTCCCGTCGCGGCAGCCGCAGGTCCTGGCTGCACCCTGTTCGATCACCCTGTGCCGGGGGCCGCGCGGGCGCTCGCTGGGTGCGACCGATCGTGGGTTTCTCGCTCACGAAGATGTGACCCAGGTCACAGGAAGAAAGTCGGGGGGCGGGAAATATCCGGGGAGTCCTTCCCCGTTTAGACCTGTGTCCGAGCGAAACGGGGAGTGAGTCCCCGCATCGCGCCCAGCAAGATCCAACTCACTACTTCCAGGAGTGCCGTCGTGGACACCGCCACCGCTCCGCAGCGCAAGGTCACCCGCCCCCGGGCCGACGCCCTGCGCAACCGGGAGCGGATCGTCGCCGCCGCACGCGAGATGTTCGTCGAGTTCGGTGCCGATGTGCCGCTCGACGAGGTCGCGCGCCGCGCCGGCGTGGGCAACGCCACGGTCTACCGGCACTTCGCCGACCGCGCCGAACTGGTCCACCAGGTCGTCCTCTTGGTGACCGACCGCGTCGCTGAGCACGCGGAGCGTGCCCGCGCCCGGACGGAAGCCGAGGGGGAAAGCGCGGCCTTCGACGCCCTGCGCGAGTTCGTGCACGCCGCCGCCGACGAGCGGATCGGCGCGCTGTGCCCGATGCTCCAGGAGGCGTTCGACCCCGAGCACCCTGACCTGATCGACGCCCGCGACCGGCTCGAGGCCGCGATCGACGGGCTCATGGAGCGGGCACGCGTGGCGGGGCAGCTGCGCACCGACATCGCCGTCGGAGACCTGATGGTCGCCCTCTCCCAGCTCACCCGGCCCCTGCCCGGCACCGCATGCCTGAACATGGACCGCTTCGTCCACCGCCATCTGCAGCTGTTCATGGACGGCCTGATGGCTCCGGCACGCTCCGAGCTGCCCGGTGAGGCGGCGACCTTGGAGGACCTCCGCCAGTCATGAGCTCCGCCTGACGTCGCACCTCGCACCTCGCACACCGCTTCAGCTTCACGCTTTTCGTTACGTCGCTTTTTTCACTCTCGTACCGCTAGGTGGCTATCCCCATGTCAGAAACAGATCCGAGGCGCTGGAAGGCGCTGATCTTCATCGCGCTCGCGCAGCTGATGGTCGTCCTCGACGCGACCATCGTGAACATCGCGCTGCCCTCCGCCCAGCAGGACCTGGGCATATCGGACGGCAACCGCCAGTGGGTCATCACGGCCTACGCCCTGGCCTTCGGCGGACTGCTGCTCTTCGGTGGCCGCATCGCCGACCTCTGGGGCCGCAAGAACACCTTCGTGACCGGCCTGATCGGCTTCGCCGCGGCCTCCGCGCTCGGCGGCGCCGCGACCGGCGAGGCCATGATGCTGGGCGCCCGCGCCCTGCAGGGTGTGTTCGGCGCGTTGCTCGCGCCCGCCGCCCTCTCGCTGCTCGCGGTGATGTTCACCGACGCCAAGGAGCGCGCCAAGGCCTTCGGCATCTACGGCGCGATCGCCGGTGGCGGCGGCGCCGTGGGCCTGATCCTCGGCGGCTTCCTCACCGAGTACCTGAACTGGCGCTGGACGTTCTTCGTGAACATCCCGTTCGCGGTGGTCGCCGCGCTCGGCGCCTACTTCGTCATCCGTGAGCCGGCCGGCGGCCGCAACCGCTCGCCGCTCGACATCCCGGGCGTGATCCTCTCCACCCTCGGTCTGGTCGCGCTCGTCTACGGCTTCACCCGCGCCGAGTCGGCCGGCTGGTCGGACTCCCTGACCATCGGCATGTTCGTCGCGTCCGCGGTGCTGCTGGCCGCGTTCGTCCTCACCGAGGCCAAGGTCAAGTCGCCGCTGCTCCCGCTGCGCGTCCTGACCGAGCGCAACCGCGGCGGCGTCTACCTGTCGCTCGGCCTCGCGGTCATCGCGATGTTCGGCCTGTTCCTGTTCCTCACGTACTACCTGCAGATCGTCGAGGGCTACTCGCCGGTGAAGACCGGCTTCGCGTTCCTGCCGATGATCGTCGGCATGATCGCGGGCTCCACGCAGATCGGCGCCCGTCTGATGACGCGCGTGCCGCCCCGCCTCCTGATGGGTCCGGGCTTCCTGGTCGCGGCCGTCGGCATGCTGCTCCTGACGCAGCTCGAGGTCGGTTCCTCGTACGCCGGTCTGATCATGCCCGCGCAGCTGTTGCTGGGCCTCGGCATGGGTACGGCGTTCATGCCGGCCATGTCGCTCGCCACGCACGGTGTCGAGGCGCGTGACGCCGGTGTCGCCTCCGCGATGGTCAACACCTCGCAGCAGGTCGGCGGCGCCATCGGCACGGCCCTCCTGAACACCATCGCCGCATCCGCCACCACCGCGTACATCACCTCGCACGCGGCGGGCGCGACGACTCCGGCGGCACAGAAGCTGCTCCAGGCGCAGGCCATGGTCGAGGGCTACACCAGCGCCATCTGGTGGGCGGTCGGCATCCTGGCGGTCTCCGCCGCGATCGCCTTCGCGTTCATCAACACCGGTGCCCAGAGCGGCGCTCAGGCCGCTTCGGGCGACGGTGAGGGTGCCGGTGGTGTCGGCAAGGAGGACGAGGTGCGCATCCCGGTGGTCGCGCACTGACCCCCGCTTGTTCCACCCGTAGGTAGGACCTAGCGGAGCCAGGGAAGGTCCGCACCGGCCTCCTTGGGCTGAAGTCCCTCGGCGACGATCATCATGATCTCGCCGAGGGACTTCTGCTGTTCCGGGCTGAGCCGGTCGAAGAGGGCCTGGCGTACGGCGGAGACGTGGCCGGGCGCGGTCCTGCGCAGCACCTCGTACCCGTCGTCGGTGAGGATCGCGAACTGGCCGCGCTTGTCGGACGGGCAGTCCTCGCGGCGCACCCAGCCGTTCTTCTCCAGGCGCGCGATCGCGTGCGAGAGCCGGGACCGGGTGATCTTGGTGTTCCGCGCGAGCTCGGTCATCCGGAGCCGGCGCCGGGGCGCGACGGACAATTGGACGAGCAGGCCGTAGTAGATGTGCGGCATGCCCGCGTCACGCTGCAACTGACGATCGAGGTGATCCTCCAGGAGCGTGGTGGCGTGCAGATACGCGAGCCAGGTGCGTTGTTCGGCGTCGTCGAGCCAGCGCGGCTCCTCGTCCGGAGGAGAAGTGGGTGCCGTGTCCATGTACTCCACTGTACGCAGCCCTTTCTTGAAGGTTAAACAATGTGGGAGTAGGGTCATCATCGAACAGGAAGCTTGAGAGTTAAAGTAAAACTTCCCGGTACGTTCTCGGAGGCGCCGTCATGACCGCAACCCAGGAGCGCATGCCCGCCCTGTACCTCAGCCACGGCGCGCCGCCGCTCGCCGACGACGCCCTCTGGCCGGACGAGCTGAAGGACTGGTCGGCCGGCCTGCCGCGCCCCAAGGCCATCCTGATGGTCTCCGCCCACTGGGAGGAGGCCCCGCTAGCCCTCGGCGCCACCGAGACGGTGCCGCTCGTCCACGACTTCTGGGGCTTCCCCGAGCACTACTACCAGGTGACGTACGCGGCCCCGGGCGCCCCTCAACTGGCCGATTCCGTACGCACATTGCTGCGCGGGGCGGGCATGCCGGTGCAGGACATCCCGGACCGCGGGCTCGACCACGGAGCGTATGTCCCGCTCGTCGAGATGTACCCCGACGCGGACATCCCCGTCCTCCAGATCTCCATGCCCACGCTCGACCCGCAGCGCCTGATGGACATCGGCCGCAAGCTGGCGCCGCTGCGGGACGAGGGCGTGCTGATCGTCGGCAGCGGCTTCTTCACGCACAACCTGGCGGCGCTGCGGCAGGGCGGCATTCCGTCCTGGTCGGCGGAGTTCGACGCGTGGGGTCACGAGGCTCTTGAGGCGGGGGACGTGGACGGTCTTCTCGACTTCGAGCACAAGTCCCCGGCGGGGCAGCTGGCACATCCGCGTACGGAGCACTTTGCTCCGCTGTTCGTGACGCTGGGGGCGGCGGAGGCTGCGGGGGATCTTGGCGGGCAGCGGAGTGTGATCGACGGGTTCTGGATGGGGTTGGCTAAGAGGTCGGTGCAGTTCGGCTGACGGGGGGCAGGCGGGCGCCCCGCAAGGGGCGCGGGGAACTGCGCGCCCAGCCACGGACGGCCCGCAGGCGAAGGGCACTCAGTCGAGCGGCACGCTGAGCTCAACCGCCCGCAAGGCCGCCGCCAAGGCACCCTCGTCGCCGACGTCCATCGCCGTGTCCGTGAACTTGATGACGTGCTCATCACCGTGCGCGAGGGCCCGCTCGAAGACCTCATCGGGGGCGAAGGTGCCGGGTGCGGTGTACGCGACCGGGGCGTCGGGGGCGTACATCGCGGTCACGGCGGCCGACGCCGTCCAAGCGGCCCGCAGGCCAGGCACCCACAAGGCGCGCGGCAGTGCAGGCAGGGTGCGCAGCACGGCGTTGGGCGCCGTCGCCGCGTGGACCAGCATCGTCTCGTCGCCGTGGCCGTGCGTGGCGTACCGATGGGTGGCCGCCTGCACCAGCTCGGTGAGCCTGCGCCGGGCTTCCTCCGGGGCGTCCACCGAGGTGGCCCACACCGGCAGTGCCCCGACCCGGCCGAGGCGGGCCGGGAAGTTGCCCTCCGCCCGGTCCGCGATGGGTGGCACGGCATCCAGAGCGGCGGCCGCGCTCTCGGCACCGGGGAGCGGTGTCACCCCGGAGACGGGGTGGTGGCGGGCGGCCCAGTAGCCGAGGCCATGGGCGAGTTCGGCGACGCGGGGTCCGGTCTCGTCGCCGGCCAGCAGGGTGCGCACGGCGTGGCCGACGCGGATCACCGGGTGCGTGGAGCCGCCGTACATCCCGGGCAGCAGCCGCGGCCACCACTCGGCGAGCACGTCGCGCCAGGGGCGTTCGCCGATCTCCCTGCCGAAGTACGCGATCCAGTCCGCCGCACGGCGCGGATCACCGAGGGCCTCGCGCCAGTTGGCGCCGGTGACCCTCTCGACCGTGCCGGGGAACTCCTCCAGCTTCGGCGCGTACAGCTCGAGCCAGCGGTGGACCGCGCCGGACCGCCCGTGCGCGGCGAGCGCCTCGACGGCCATCGGCGCGTGGTTGGTGAGCCGCCCGAGCCGCTCGGGCCCGGAGGCGTGCAGCCGCTGGAGGGCTTCGTCGAGGGTGCCTGTGTCGTCCATGGGGGCACGCTAGGTGGGGCCGAGGCGGGGCGTAACGGGCTTGCGGCCTAGGCCGGGACCTAGGTCCCGGCTAGGACTGCGGGCCGAGGGGGCGCTCGTACCAGGCGACGTCCCAGTAGCGGCCGAACTTCCGGCCCACCTCCCGGTACGTGCCGACGTGCCGGAAGCCGAAGCGTTCGTGGAGGCGGTGCGAGGCGTCGTTGGGCTGCGCGATCCCGGCGTACGCGCGGTGCAGGTTGTCGTAAGTCGCGGCCTCGCCCTCCAGGGCCTCGAAGAGCGCCTTGTACAGCAGCGTGCCGATGCCGCGGCCGCCGGTGTCCGGAGCGCAGTAGACGCTGACTTCTACAGAAGTGGCGTACGCGGCCTTCGGCCGGAAGGGGCTGCTGGTCGCGTATCCGAGCACGCGGCCCGAATCCCGCTCCTGGGCAACCATCAGGCGGTGGGGGCCGTCTTCAGGGTGGGAGAGCAGCCAAGGGCGGCGCTCTTCTGGCAGGAAGACGGCCGTGTCGAATGTGATCGCCGTCTCACGTACGTAGTGGTTGTAGATGTCGGTCAGGGCCGCGAGGTCGGCCTCCGTGCCCGGCCTGACCTGCACCTCTGTACGTTCCGACGGCATCCGGCCTCCCTTTGTGGCGGCACAGGGTACTGCACCGTCGAGAAAATAGATGTGCGGCTTGGGAATTCTGTCCGGATTCCAGTCGTTGTTTCCATCGGAAGCAGGGCACCCGGAAGGGTGTGGTTTCCACCACAGAGGCCCGTGAAAAGGCCGACCAGGACCTCCACACGCAAGGGAGCACGCATGGCAACCCGTGCCGTCGCCCGTCGTAAGTCCGCCTCCACCGGCGAGACCGACGCGGCACGCAGTGTTCGCGCCGTAGGCGGGGAGATCGCCGACCGCGACCTGGTCGGCATGTACCTCGACGAGATCGCGCGTACGCCGCTGCTCGACGCCGCCAAGGAAGTCGAGCTGTCCCAGATCATCGAGGCGGGTGTCTACGCGCGAAAGATACTCGACGGGGACGTCGAGGACTCCGTCGCGGGCGCGGCGGCGTCCCGCGATGAGCTGGAGGCGCTGGTCGCCGACGGCGAGCGCGCGAAGGACGTCTTCATCCGGTCGAACCTGCGGCTCGTCGTCGCTGTGGCGCGGCGCTATCCGCGCAGCGGCCTCCCTCTGCTCGACCTGATCCAGGAGGGGAACGCGGGCCTGGTGCGCGCGGTCGAGAAGTTCGACTACGCCAAGGGCTTCAAGTTCTCCACGTACGCCACGTGGTGGATCCGCCAGGCCATCACCCGCTCCATAGCCGACCAGTCCCGCACGATCCGGCTCCCCGTCCACCTGGTGGAGGAGCTGGGCCGGATCCGTCGCGTCCAGCGCGAGTTCAACCGTAAGAACGGCCGCGATCCGGAGCCCGAGGAGGTCGCAGCCGAGCTCGACTCCACCCCGGCGCGGGTCATCGACGTCCTGGACTGGGCCCGCGACCCGGTCTCGCTGAACATGGGCGTGGACGACGACGGCGACACCCAGTTCGGTGACCTCCTCGAGGACACCTCGGCGATCTCGCCCGAGCAGTCCGTCCTGACGCTGCTGCGCAGTGAGGAACTGGACGACCTGATCGGCCGCCTCGACCAGCGCACGGCCTCCATCATCAAGATGCGGTACGGCATCGAGGACGGCCGCGAGCGGACGCTGACGGAGGTCGGCAAGCAGCACGGTCTGACGCGCGAGCGGATCCGGCAGATCGAGAAGCACGCGCTGCTCGAACTGAAGAAGCTGGCGCGGGACACGGGCTTCGACGCGGCGGCCTAGGCGGCCCGCCTTGAGCCGTCCCCTTGGCGAGCCCCGGTGCCATCCCCCCCCCGGCACCGGGGCTCACTTCTTTTTCCCGCCCACCCGCCCGATTGCCCGGTGGTCCCACCGGTCCCGCCTCACCAAGATCGCTAGCGCGACATCAGGAAGTGGACCTCTCGGGGCCTGATCTCCAGGTCGCTCTGGCCGTCAGGCGTCGCGTCCATCTCGCGGGCGAGGTCGGCCGTGGCCCGGAACGCCTCCTCGGACTCGAACGCGCCGGTGGTGACGACCGCCTCGCCGTCCGGGGTCACCCAGACCCCGACGGACTCGAAGCCCGGCTGGCTGCGCATCGCGTCGGCGACCTGGTGGCAGTCGGCCACGAACGCGTCGACGTGTTCGGGAGCCGGGTAGTGGAAGGCGACGAAGCCGAATGACATGACGTGCCCCTCTCGACGGAGTTATACGATTCCGTACAAGGTGAGGCTAGGCCTGCTGTACGGCTTCGTACAACAGGTCTTCGACGGTGAGGTGGGCCACAGAATGGGCGCGTTGCGCACGCCGCGGGAGCAGTGGATCGAGGAGGGGCTGCGGGCGCTGGCCGCGGGTGGTGTGGACGCGGTGCGGATCGAGGCGCTCGCCAAGGCGCTCGGGGTGACCAAGGGCGGCTTCTACGGCTACTTCGCCGACCGCGACGCACTGCTGACCGAGATGCTTGACACCTGGGAGCGCGAGAGCGTCGACGACGTCATCGACCGGGTCGAGCGGGAGGGCGGCGACGCACGGGACAAGGTCCGCCTGGCCGGACAGCTCACCTTCTCCAGCGACCGGCTGCTCCGCATCGACCTGGCCATCCGCGAATGGGCCCGCCGCGACCCCGCCGTCGCCGCCCGCCTGCGCCGCGTGGACAACGAACGCATCCAGCTGGCGCGCGACGCGATCAGCACCTTCTGCGCCGACCCCGAAGAGGTGGAGGCCCGCGCCCTGCTCGCCTTCTGCACGGCCATCGGCAGCCACTTCCTCGCCGCCGACCACCCGGCAGGCACCCGCCTCCAGGTCATCGCTCGCGCCGCCGACATCATCCTCGACCTCCCGCACGGCAACTCCGGTGGATGAAAGACCCCGGGGCGGGGTCACGTGCCGGAGGCCCGAGTCAGGCGTGCGCCCAAGTCGCGTAGGTACTGGACCAGTTCCGGCGGCTCGTGTGCCCTGAAGTCGCAGTCGGCCAACGCCAGGCGGACCGCCAGCCATTCGATGGAGTCCGGCACCGTCGACCGCAGGCGGCAGGACGTGTCGGAGATCCGTTCCGGCGTGCCGAGGGCCGCGGGGAGCCGTGCCGCGATGTACTCCGCGGGGGCCGCGAACGTCACGTCGATGGCGTACGACTGCTGACCGCGCCACATGGACTGCCGGATGTACTCCGCGGCGTCCCCCGTCGGCAACTCCCGCGGGGCAAACCGCGCCCCCGTCGCGAACGGCGACGACACCCGGTCGACGCGGAACGTACGCCAGTCCTCGCGGTCGATGTCGTACGCGACCAGGTACCAGCGGCGCCCCGTCGACACCAGACGGTATGGCTCGGTCAGGCGGCGCGACTCCGTGCCGTCGCCCGCGCGGTACGCGAAGCGCAGACGCTCCTGGCCGGCCGCGGCCGACGCCATCACCGTCAGTGTCTCGGGGGCGATGCTCGCCCCGTCCCCGCTGGTCAGGGGTGTTGTCGCGATCTGGAGGTTGGAGACCCGGTGGCGCAGGCGGCTGGGGAGGACCTGCTCCAGTTTGGCCAGGGCCCGCACGGAGGCCTCCTCCACCCCCTCCACCGCGTGGCCCGCACCCGCCCGCAGGCCCACCGCGATCGCCACCGCCTCCTCGTCGTCGAGGACCAGCGGTGGCATCGCCTTGCCCGCGACCAGGCGGTATCCGCCGGCCGCGCCCTGGCTCGCCTGGACCGGATAGCCGAGGTCCCGCAGCCGGTCGATGTCGCGCCGCACCGTGCGGCGGCTGACGCCGAGCCGCTCGGACAGCTCCCCGCCCGGCCACTCCCGCGGGGTCTGGAGCAGGGAGAGGAGCTGCAGCAGCCTGGCCGGGGTGTCCGTGTTGGAACCGCCACCGGTCGGATTCGATGTCGTGTTCTTCGTCATGTTCTTCATGGTGGCCGTCATCTAGGACATCATCTGGCCTATATGGCTTTTAGATTCCTCTCATGACTTTCAGCGACCCCGCCCCCGTGCCACCCACATCCGCCGGCGACCGCCGGCGCTGGTTCGCCCTCGCCATCGTGATGACCGCGGCCTTCATGGACCTCGTCGACGTCACCATCGTCAACATCGCGATCCCGTCCATGCAGCGGGACACCGGCGCCACGTTCGGCCAGATCCAGTGGATCACCGCGGGCTACGCGCTCGCCTTCGCGGCCGGCCTGATCACCGGCGGGCGGCTCGGCGACATCCACGGGCGCAAGCGGATGTTCCTCATCGGCATCGGCGGCTTCACGCTGGCCTCCGCGCTCTGCGGGTTCGCCGCGAATCCGGAGATGCTCGTCGCATCGCGGATCCTGCAGGGCGGCATGGCCGCGATGATGGTGCCGCAGGTCCTGTCGATCGTGCACGCCACCTTCCCCGCGCACGAGCGGGGCAAGGTCTTCGGGCTCTTCGGGATGGTCGTCGGGCTCGGCGCGGTCTCCGGACCGCTGCTGGGCGCGCTGCTCACCGAGTGGAACCTCTTCGGCCTCGAATGGCGCCCGATCTTCCTCATCAACCTGCCGGTCGGCATAGCGGGGCTCGTTCTCGGTTGGAAGTTCATCAGCGAGTCCAAGGCGCCGAAGGCGCTCAAGCTCGACCTCGTCGGGGTCGTTCTGGTGACGCTCGGCCTGCTGATGGTGCTCTACCCGCTCATCCGTGGGCGGGAGTTGGACTGGCCGCTGTGGGGTTACGTGATGATGGCGGGCGGCATCGTGGTCTTCGGCGCCCTGGTCGCGTACGAGAAGTGGAAGACGGCGAAGGACGGTTCGCCGCTGGTGGAGCTCTCGCTGTTCAAGGTGAAGAGCTTCGCGGCGGGCATCGCGGTGCAGACGGTGTTCGGGATCTCGCTCGGCATCTTCTTTCTGGTCTGGACGCTCTATATGCAGTTCGGGCTCGGCTGGCGTCCGCTGAAGGCGGGCGTCACCGGCGTTCCGTTCTCGATCGCCGTCTCGGTGGCGGCCGGCATCTCCGTGCAGAAGCTCGTCCCGCGGTTCGGCCGCAAGGTGCTGCAGGGCGGCGCGCTCGTCATGGCCACCGGGGTGCTGCTCTACATCTGGGAGGCGAACCGGTACGGCGCGGACCTCGCGCCGTGGCAGATGGCGCTGCCGCTGACCGTGATGGGCGCCGGCATGGGCCTGATCGTCGCCCCGCTGACCGACGCGGTGCTCTCCGACGTGCCGCAGGAGCACTCGGGTTCGGCGTCCGGGCTCATCAACACCGTCCAGCAGATGGGCAACGCGCTCGGGCTCGGCCTCGTGTCCGTGGTGTTCTTCGGCGTGATCGACGAGAAGGTCGAACGGAGCCGGGTGCCCGCCGAGTTCATCGACGCGTTCCAGAACTCGCTGTGGTGGGTGGTCGGCGTGCTCGCCGTCATCTTCCTGCTGATGTTCGCCCTGCCGGGCAAGCCCCGGCAGCACGTCGAGGGCGCGGACGCCGCGGCGGATGGCACCGACGGCATCGACGACATCGATGGCATCGACGACATCGATGGCATCGATGGCCTCGGTGAACTCCCGGAGCGAGAGCCCGCGTTGACGTCCTGATCCACCCCGGCGGGGCGCGGCCCGGGCGGAGCCTAGAGCTCCGCCTGGGCCGCCGTCGTGTCCAGGGACTCGAGTACGCCCTCGGGGCTGCCGCCCTTCATGACGGCGGCGCCGATCTCCTCGCGGATGGCCGCCCGGACCGTCGGCCACGACCGCAGATTGCCCGGCTGGAACTGCGCC encodes:
- a CDS encoding YafY family protein, whose translation is MTKNTTSNPTGGGSNTDTPARLLQLLSLLQTPREWPGGELSERLGVSRRTVRRDIDRLRDLGYPVQASQGAAGGYRLVAGKAMPPLVLDDEEAVAIAVGLRAGAGHAVEGVEEASVRALAKLEQVLPSRLRHRVSNLQIATTPLTSGDGASIAPETLTVMASAAAGQERLRFAYRAGDGTESRRLTEPYRLVSTGRRWYLVAYDIDREDWRTFRVDRVSSPFATGARFAPRELPTGDAAEYIRQSMWRGQQSYAIDVTFAAPAEYIAARLPAALGTPERISDTSCRLRSTVPDSIEWLAVRLALADCDFRAHEPPELVQYLRDLGARLTRASGT
- a CDS encoding MFS transporter gives rise to the protein MTFSDPAPVPPTSAGDRRRWFALAIVMTAAFMDLVDVTIVNIAIPSMQRDTGATFGQIQWITAGYALAFAAGLITGGRLGDIHGRKRMFLIGIGGFTLASALCGFAANPEMLVASRILQGGMAAMMVPQVLSIVHATFPAHERGKVFGLFGMVVGLGAVSGPLLGALLTEWNLFGLEWRPIFLINLPVGIAGLVLGWKFISESKAPKALKLDLVGVVLVTLGLLMVLYPLIRGRELDWPLWGYVMMAGGIVVFGALVAYEKWKTAKDGSPLVELSLFKVKSFAAGIAVQTVFGISLGIFFLVWTLYMQFGLGWRPLKAGVTGVPFSIAVSVAAGISVQKLVPRFGRKVLQGGALVMATGVLLYIWEANRYGADLAPWQMALPLTVMGAGMGLIVAPLTDAVLSDVPQEHSGSASGLINTVQQMGNALGLGLVSVVFFGVIDEKVERSRVPAEFIDAFQNSLWWVVGVLAVIFLLMFALPGKPRQHVEGADAAADGTDGIDDIDGIDDIDGIDGLGELPEREPALTS